One window of Chryseobacterium indologenes genomic DNA carries:
- a CDS encoding glycosyltransferase family 2 protein: MSKFSILIANYNNGHFFEKCCQSLVAQTETDWEAVILDDGSTDDSLEVIKKIIGDDSRFKIHQNDQNKGIGYTKRRLIELAQSEICGFLDPDDALAPHALEIVLKTHTEYPEAGLVYSNFVRCDENLTPLSVHKAKQITALDQAYYNFNAEISHFVTFKKKIYEKTAGIDPFLKIAEDKDWYMKMCEVAPVKYIDEDLYLYRIHDSGISTTKNSEKALFWHWVALIKMAERRNISVEDLFLQSYVPKKKYEQALNQLNHVKNSRWAKLGNTLGLFKIFKKL, encoded by the coding sequence ATGAGTAAATTCAGTATACTTATTGCCAATTATAACAATGGCCATTTTTTTGAAAAATGCTGCCAAAGCTTAGTCGCGCAGACTGAAACGGATTGGGAAGCAGTAATTCTGGATGACGGCTCTACTGATGATTCCCTTGAAGTTATAAAAAAAATTATTGGTGATGATTCCCGGTTTAAAATACATCAGAATGATCAAAACAAAGGAATCGGATATACAAAAAGGAGATTAATAGAACTTGCACAGTCAGAAATATGCGGTTTTTTAGATCCTGATGATGCTTTGGCTCCTCATGCTTTGGAAATTGTTTTAAAAACACATACTGAATATCCTGAAGCAGGGTTGGTTTACTCCAATTTTGTACGTTGTGATGAGAATCTTACTCCTCTGTCTGTACATAAAGCAAAACAAATCACAGCGCTGGATCAGGCTTATTATAATTTCAATGCTGAGATTTCACATTTTGTCACTTTTAAAAAGAAAATTTATGAGAAAACCGCCGGTATTGATCCTTTCTTAAAAATTGCTGAAGATAAAGACTGGTACATGAAAATGTGCGAGGTTGCTCCTGTAAAATATATTGATGAAGATTTATATTTATACAGAATCCATGACAGTGGGATCTCTACTACGAAAAATTCAGAAAAAGCATTGTTCTGGCACTGGGTTGCCCTGATCAAAATGGCAGAAAGAAGAAACATCAGTGTGGAGGACCTTTTTCTTCAGAGCTATGTCCCGAAAAAGAAATATGAGCAGGCACTCAACCAATTGAATCATGTAAAAAATTCAAGATGGGCAAAACTGGGAAATACACTTGGACTTTTTAAAATCTTTAAAAAACTTTAA